A genomic window from Variovorax paradoxus includes:
- a CDS encoding phosphotransferase: MTAADGFDDAEVLSEGSPELDAEWVRAFALRHYGIEGEMRPLTGERDRNYRLESALTGERFMLKISHPSETPLVADFQTQALLHIAAADAGLPVQRIVPTSEGQPSLLCDPGDGLPRVARLFSYLPGLPLPEAPRTAAQQLNLARTLARLDLALRDFDHPAGALALPWDIQRADSVRGLLAHIDDPQRRALAGRSLDRFERDAKPVLGGLRTQPIHNDFNIYNVLVDPADTDRIAGILDFGDMVRAPLIDDLAVAAAYQLDPAGDALAGIVPFIAAYNDVLPLTREEVDVLFTLITARLVMVVAISGWRAARHPDNAAYLLRNNALSWARLQACEHIGNDAASAAFRRACGMNESHANA, encoded by the coding sequence ATGACGGCAGCGGACGGGTTCGACGACGCGGAAGTCCTGAGCGAAGGCTCGCCCGAACTCGACGCCGAATGGGTGCGCGCGTTCGCGCTGCGCCACTACGGCATCGAGGGCGAGATGCGGCCGCTGACCGGCGAGCGCGACCGCAACTACCGCCTTGAATCGGCACTGACCGGTGAGCGCTTCATGCTGAAGATCTCGCACCCGAGCGAAACACCGCTGGTGGCGGACTTCCAGACCCAGGCGCTGCTGCACATCGCGGCTGCCGACGCGGGGCTGCCTGTGCAGCGCATCGTGCCCACGAGCGAGGGCCAGCCCTCGCTGCTGTGCGATCCGGGCGACGGCCTGCCGCGCGTGGCACGGCTCTTCAGCTACCTGCCGGGCCTGCCCTTGCCCGAAGCACCGCGCACCGCCGCGCAGCAATTGAACCTTGCGCGCACGCTGGCCCGGCTCGACCTCGCGCTGCGCGACTTCGACCATCCGGCCGGCGCGCTCGCGCTGCCCTGGGACATCCAGCGCGCCGACAGCGTGCGCGGCCTGCTCGCGCACATCGACGATCCGCAGCGGCGCGCGCTGGCCGGGCGCTCGCTCGACCGCTTCGAGCGCGATGCCAAGCCTGTGCTGGGGGGCCTGCGCACGCAGCCCATCCACAACGACTTCAACATCTACAACGTGCTGGTCGACCCCGCCGATACCGACCGCATTGCCGGCATCCTCGATTTCGGCGACATGGTGCGCGCGCCGCTGATCGACGATCTGGCAGTGGCCGCGGCCTACCAGCTCGATCCGGCGGGTGATGCGCTGGCCGGCATCGTGCCCTTCATTGCCGCGTACAACGACGTGCTGCCTCTGACGCGTGAAGAAGTCGACGTGCTGTTCACGCTCATCACCGCGCGGCTCGTGATGGTGGTGGCCATCAGCGGCTGGCGCGCCGCGCGCCATCCCGACAACGCGGCTTACCTGCTGCGCAACAACGCACTTTCGTGGGCCCGCCTGCAGGCCTGCGAACACATCGGCAACGACGCCGCGAGCGCCGCCTTCCGGCGCGCCTGCGGCATGAACGAGAGTCACGCAAATGCCTGA
- a CDS encoding histone deacetylase family protein, translated as MKIVYSDAHKDHDPQLFMVRGRLKRSNEQPERAFRLLSAVEHDGHEVIGAEDFGAGPRAAIHTPEYLRFLETAYARWRLLDDPSDEVMPNIHPFPGEPCTYPESVVGQAGYHMGDNACSIGPHTWAAAVGSAHVATHAAQLVLQGERAAYALCRPPGHHAYADRANGFCYLNNTAIAAQQLRAAHDRVAVLDIDVHHGNGTQGIFYRRADVLTISLHGDPRNFTPFFTGYAHERGEGAGLGYNINKPLALGTDIDGYLPALRDACESIRAFAPGALVVALGLDTHERDPYKGMKITTPGFAQLLAEIARLGLPTVLVQEGGYLSDDLGPNLASALRGFAGAA; from the coding sequence ATGAAGATCGTCTACAGCGACGCCCACAAGGACCACGACCCACAGCTCTTCATGGTGCGCGGGCGCCTCAAGCGCAGCAACGAACAGCCCGAGCGCGCCTTCCGCCTGCTGTCGGCGGTCGAACATGACGGCCACGAGGTCATCGGGGCTGAAGACTTCGGCGCAGGCCCGCGTGCCGCGATCCACACGCCCGAGTACCTGCGCTTCCTCGAGACGGCCTATGCGCGCTGGCGGCTGCTGGACGACCCCTCCGACGAGGTCATGCCCAACATCCACCCCTTTCCGGGAGAGCCCTGCACCTACCCGGAGAGCGTGGTCGGGCAGGCCGGCTACCACATGGGCGACAACGCCTGCTCCATCGGCCCGCACACCTGGGCCGCGGCCGTGGGCTCGGCCCACGTGGCCACGCATGCGGCGCAACTGGTGCTGCAGGGCGAGCGCGCAGCCTATGCGCTGTGCCGCCCGCCGGGCCATCACGCGTACGCAGACCGGGCCAACGGCTTCTGCTACCTGAACAACACGGCCATCGCCGCGCAGCAGCTGCGCGCGGCGCACGACCGCGTGGCAGTCCTCGACATCGACGTGCACCACGGCAACGGCACGCAGGGCATCTTTTACCGCCGCGCCGACGTGCTGACGATTTCGCTGCACGGCGATCCGCGCAACTTCACGCCCTTCTTCACCGGCTACGCGCACGAGCGCGGCGAGGGCGCGGGCCTGGGCTACAACATCAACAAGCCGCTCGCGTTGGGCACCGACATCGATGGCTACCTGCCCGCGCTGCGCGATGCCTGCGAGAGCATTCGCGCCTTCGCGCCCGGCGCGCTGGTGGTGGCGCTGGGCCTGGACACGCACGAGCGCGATCCCTACAAGGGAATGAAGATCACCACGCCGGGCTTCGCGCAGCTGCTCGCCGAGATCGCGCGCCTGGGCTTGCCGACCGTGCTGGTGCAGGAGGGCGGCTACCTCTCCGACGACCTGGGCCCCAACCTCGCCAGCGCGCTGCGCGGCTTCGCGGGCGCCGCATGA